Part of the Atribacterota bacterium genome, GACGGAGTACAATTAGGCATGAGCACATTGGCACCGCATTGGAGCGCTTTTTCTCTTCCACCAGGGACCAGGGTTCCCAAGGCAGTGGTGGCCGGAATAAGAGCAGTTTTGGTCAGAATGCGGGTGAGAGCAAGAGTTTTCAAAGTGAGAAGGTATTTCTTTTCCGTTTTCATCCGGAAGGTGCCCAGCGGTGTATCCGGGTGGGGAATGAACGGTCCTATCCCAATCATGTCAAAATCCCACAATTGAAAATGTTTGATGTCGTTTGCTAACGACTCTTCATTTTGACCGGGAAGTCCCACCATATTCCCACTCCCCACCTGGTAATCGAGTTCTTTAAGGATATATTGGCATTCCAAACGTGCATCGTAGTCGTCGTCCGGATGGAGTTTACGGAAAAGTTCCCGGTCGAAGGTTTCCTGCTTCAAAAGGTATCGATCTGCGCCGGCTTCTCGCCATAATGCGTATTCTTCCTTTTTCCGTTCACCAATACTCAACGTGATGGCGACATTCAGTTTTTTCAAGCGCTTTACCAAGCGGGCTATGGTTTTCGCATCGTAAAAGGGATCTTCCCCAGATTGAAGGACCACGGTTTTAATCCCCAGATGGGCTATTCTTTTCCCCAACTCATAAATATCTTCTTCGCCCATGTGATACCGTTGAAGACGGCGATTGTCCCGACGTAAACCACAGTATAGGCAATTTTTGCGACAGATATTTGAAAATTCAATGAGTCCTCGTAGATGAACCTCGTTGCCCACGTAGTGCTGGCGTTTCTGGTCAGCCAAAGAAAAAAGATGCTCAATCACCTTCTGGTCGTCACAAGCCAGAAGGTGAGTGATTTCAGGTATTTCCAGGTTTTCTCTCTGGTCCAGTTTATTGAGTAGTTCACGATAATGGTGCGTTTCCATTGCCTTGCCTCTTTTTTTGGAGATAATCATTGATTGCTGCCTGGATAGCCTCTTCGGCTAGAACCGAACAGTGCATCTTGTGTGGCGGTAATCCCCCTAAGGCCTCAGCCACCGCATGATTGGTGATAGAAAGAGCCTCCTCGATGGTTTTCCCTTTGATGAGCTCGGTGGCCATGGAAGAGGTGGCGATGGCGGCACCACAACCGAAGGTTTCAAACTTTGCGTCTTCGATGATATTGTCTTTGATTTTAAGGTACATCACCATGACATCACCGCAAACTGGATTTCCAACCTTTCCCATGCCGTCCGGGTTCTCTATTTTTCCCACATTACGTGGGTTACGAAAGTGCTCCAGAACTTTCTCATTATACATTGTGCATCACCTCTTTTCCAAATGGAGAGATGCCACGAAGTTTTTCGACAATAGAAGGAAACACTCGAACGACTTCTTTCATTTCCTCCATGGTATTCCATCTCCCCAGGCTGAAACGTACCGAACCGTGAGCGATTTCATGTGGATACCCACAGGCTAAAAGTACATGAGATGGCTCTAGGGATCCGGAAGTGCAAGCAGAACCGCTGGAGACACAGATTCCGGCAAAGTCAAGATTAAGGAGCATTGATTCACCTTCCACATACTTGACAAGGACAAGGCTTGTATTAGGGAGCCGGGGAGAGTGGTGACCTACAACGGTCACTTCAGGGATTTCCGCAAGAATGCCATTTTCCAGAAAATCACGTAGAGTCTGAATTTTCTGATTTTCCTCTTCTCGTTCTTGTTCGCAGATTTCCAGGGCTTTTCCCATTCCCACGATAGAGGGAACGTTCTCAGTTCCGGCTCTTTTAGCGCGTTCGTGCGATCCGCCCAAAAGCTGTGGGGTGATTCGTACCCCTTTCCTCACGTAGAGAAAACCAATTCCCTTTGGTCCATAAAATTTATGAGCAGAAGCAGAAAGGAGGTCTACGGGAAACTCTCCCAACTGAATTTTCAATTTTCCCACCGTCTGAACCGCATCGGTATGGAAAATAACTCCATATTCTCTGGCAA contains:
- the hydE gene encoding [FeFe] hydrogenase H-cluster radical SAM maturase HydE; its protein translation is METHHYRELLNKLDQRENLEIPEITHLLACDDQKVIEHLFSLADQKRQHYVGNEVHLRGLIEFSNICRKNCLYCGLRRDNRRLQRYHMGEEDIYELGKRIAHLGIKTVVLQSGEDPFYDAKTIARLVKRLKKLNVAITLSIGERKKEEYALWREAGADRYLLKQETFDRELFRKLHPDDDYDARLECQYILKELDYQVGSGNMVGLPGQNEESLANDIKHFQLWDFDMIGIGPFIPHPDTPLGTFRMKTEKKYLLTLKTLALTRILTKTALIPATTALGTLVPGGREKALQCGANVLMPNCTPSIYRTQYTIYPGKICVTEEWGLCLSCMKQKIENLGRRIADTHGHRQKTPIPSSF
- the nifU gene encoding Fe-S cluster assembly scaffold protein NifU — translated: MYNEKVLEHFRNPRNVGKIENPDGMGKVGNPVCGDVMVMYLKIKDNIIEDAKFETFGCGAAIATSSMATELIKGKTIEEALSITNHAVAEALGGLPPHKMHCSVLAEEAIQAAINDYLQKKRQGNGNAPLS
- the nifS gene encoding cysteine desulfurase NifS, with protein sequence MLPFFREKFGNPSSLHTMGREAKNAIEESRARIARYIGAKEEEIIFTSGGTEANNLAIRGIVNAYQKKGNHIITSQIEHHAVLKVFQALEKEGFMVTYLPVSQDGLVNPDEFRKAITPKTIFASIMHANNETGVIQPIAKLAQIAREYGVIFHTDAVQTVGKLKIQLGEFPVDLLSASAHKFYGPKGIGFLYVRKGVRITPQLLGGSHERAKRAGTENVPSIVGMGKALEICEQEREEENQKIQTLRDFLENGILAEIPEVTVVGHHSPRLPNTSLVLVKYVEGESMLLNLDFAGICVSSGSACTSGSLEPSHVLLACGYPHEIAHGSVRFSLGRWNTMEEMKEVVRVFPSIVEKLRGISPFGKEVMHNV